A genomic segment from Taeniopygia guttata chromosome 36, bTaeGut7.mat, whole genome shotgun sequence encodes:
- the LOC140681432 gene encoding olfactory receptor 14J1-like — protein sequence MSNSSSISHFLLLALADTRQLQLLHFCLFLGISLAALLGNGLIISAVACGHHLHTPMFFFLLNLALSDLGSICTTVPKAMHNSLWDTRNISYTGCAAQLFFFLFFISAEVSLLTIMCYDRYVSICKPLHYGTLLGSRACAHMAAAAWASAFLNALLHTANTFSLPLCHGNALGQFFCEIPQILKLSCAKSYLRELGLSAVTVSVGFGCSVFIVFSYVQIFRAVLRIPSEQGRHKAFSTCLPHLAVVSLFLTTVVFAHLKPPSMSSPSLDLALSVLYSVVPPALNPLIYSLRNQELKAAVWRLMIGWFQKH from the coding sequence atgtccaacagcagctccatcagccacttcctcctgctggcactggcagacacgcggcagctgcagctcctgcacttctgcctcttcctgggcatctccctggctgccctcctgggcaacggcctcatcatcagcgccgtagcctgcggccaccacctgcacacgcccatgttcttcttcctgctcaacctggccctcagcgacctgggctccatctgcaccactgtccccaaagccatgcacaattccctctgggacaccaggaacatctcctacacaggatgtgctgcacagctctttttctttctcttcttcatctcagcagaggtttccctcctgaccatcatgtgctacgaccgctacgtgtccatctgcaaacccctgcactacgggaccctcctgggcagcagagcttgtgcccacatggcagcagctgcctgggccagtgcctttctcaatgctctgctgcacacagccaatacattttccctgcccctgtgccatggcaatgccctgggacagttcttctgtgaaatcccccagatcctcaagctctcctgtgccaaatcctacctcagagAACTTGGGCTCAGTGCTGTTACTGTGTCTGTGGGATTTGGATGTtctgtgttcattgttttctcctatgtgcagatcttcagggctgtgctgaggatcccctctgagcagggacggcacaaagccttttccacctgcctccctcacctggctgtggtctctctgttcctcaCAACTGTAGTATTTGCTCACCTGAAGCCCCCctcgatgtcctccccatccctggatctggccctgtcagttctgtactcggtggtgcctccagccctgaaccccctcatctacagcctgaggaaccaggagctcaaggctgcagtgtggagactgatgaTTGGATGGTTTCAGAAACATTGA